From a single Hippopotamus amphibius kiboko isolate mHipAmp2 chromosome X, mHipAmp2.hap2, whole genome shotgun sequence genomic region:
- the XG gene encoding glycoprotein Xg isoform X3, whose amino-acid sequence MRWMTLSPPKSQAQVSTQSRGPPTNHSLEILTTVEISTHGRSRPLRARSRTHSLGATTTVEEAAAAAAAAAPTPVMMATETRTEEAATDPAPTGVVTVKELFLRCCMRRCSLAKELTRAPAPPAARPVPPAWTLPHRPGL is encoded by the exons ATGCGCTGGATGACCCTG AGCCCACCAAAAAGCCAAGCTCAG GTATCTACCCAAAGCCGAGGCCCCCCTACCAACCACAGCCTGGAAATCCTGACAACAGTGGAA ATATCTACCCACGGCCGAAGCCGCCCCCTCCGCGCCCGCAGCCGCACCCACAGCCTGGGAGCTACGACAACAGTGGAG gaggcggcggcggcggcggcggcggcggctcccaCCCCAGTTATGATGGCTACGGAAACACGCACG GAGGAGGCCGCCACAGACCCGGCTCCCACGGGAGTAGTTACGGTAAAGGAGCTCTTCCTTAGATGCTGCATGAGGAGATGCTCTCTTGCTAAAGAACTAACCCGCGCGCCGGCGCCTCCGGCAGCACGTCCTGTGCCTCCCGCGTGGACGCTCCCTCACCGCCCGGGTCTCTAA